GGCCACCTCCTCGACGGCGAGGACGTAGGAAAGATAGTCGAGCCCCTGGCCGCCGTATTTCGGGTCGACCGTCATGCCGAAGAGCCCAAGCTCGCCCATCTTGCGGGTGATATCGAGGCTGAACTCCTCTTTCTCGTCGAGCTTCTGCCGGACCGGCTTGATCTCCTTCTCGGCGAAGTCGCGAACGGTTTTGCGGAGCATTTCTTGTTCGGGGGTGAGGTCGTGATTGAGCATGAGGCGTGAATTAGCGAGATAGCCTTTCCCGATCAAGGCTTATTTGAGCGCCAGGCGGCCGTAGCCTTTCTCTTCCAGATAACGCGGGTAGAGCTGGTAGGCCGGCTTGATCGCCGGCAGCAGCTTGAGGATCTTGGGGATCGGACCCTTGGCCGACATCTCGCGCCGGGCCAGCGCCATGACCAAGTTGACCTTGCCGTGCCAGAAGCGGTGGGCCACGTCGGCCTTCATGCTCATCTGGACGTCGGGCTTGAATTCGGCGTCGTTGAACCTCAGCCGCACCGGCTCTTCGGCCGTATCGGCGGCGATGCTCAGATCGGGGTCGCTGTAATTGAATTGAATCTTGAGCTTGGCTGCCTTCAGCTTGGGACCGATGACCGGATCGCTGAACAGCCGATCGAAGAAACCACCCAGCACCTCTTGCAGCTCGGCCGTCGATTGAAAATAAGCCATCAGTAAGCCTCCCGTATTTTCGCCAAGACTTCCTCCTCGGTGACTTCGCGCGGATTGAAAAAGCTGGTGCCGTCCTCGACCGCAAGGCGCGCGATCTCGGGCAGGTCGGCCTCCTTGACCCCGGCCTCGCGGAGAGTTTGGGGAAGGCCGCAAGCCCGGTGCAGCTCGAGCCGCAGGTCGCGAACCGCCCGGATGACCGCGCGGGCGTCGGCTTCCTCGTCGCCCGAAACCTCCAAGCCGAAGGCCGGCGCCATCCGGGCGTAGCCGGCGGCGGCGACCTCGAGGTTGTACTCCATGCCATAGGGCAGGTAAATGCTGTTGGCCATGCCGTGGGGGACGTGGGCGATGCCGCCGGTGGCGTGAGACATGGCGTGGACCACGCCGACCATGGCGTGGTCGAAGGCGATGCCGGCCATGTTGGCCGCCGCCATCAAATTTCCGCGGCGAGCCGGGTCGGAGCCGTCGCGCACCGTCTCGAGCAAGTTTGTTCGCAGCAGCTCGATCGCCTTCAGGGCCAGGGCCTCGCTCATCGGGTTGGCTTGGATGCTGGTGACCGCCTCCACCGCGTGGGTCATCGCGTCCATTCCGGTCATCGCGGTGACTGCGGGCGGAACCGTCAAGGTCAGCTCCGGATCGAGCAAGGCCAAGGTCGGAACCAGATGGGAGTCATTGAAGGAAAGCTTCAGCCGATTGGCGGCGTCATAGATCACCGCCGAGGAAGTGACCTCGCTGCCGGTGCCGGCGGTCGTCGGAATGGCGATCAAAGGCTTGAGGTCCTGGGTGATGGTCTGGGAGCCGGAGTAGTCGTTGACCAGATCGCCGCCCAAGCTCAGCAGGATATTGGCCGCCTTGGCGGTGTCGATCGCCGAGCCTCCGCCCAACACCACCAGACCCTCGGCGCCGGCCTCCTCCGCCTTTCGGGCGCAATCCTGCACCGTCTTGAGCTCGCTGTTCGGCGGGACCTCGGAAAATAAACCGACCACTTCGACGCCGGCGGCTTCGATCCCTTGCTTGATCGTTTCAGCCAAGCCGTTCTTGGCGAAGAAGGGATCGCAG
This genomic interval from bacterium contains the following:
- a CDS encoding iron-containing alcohol dehydrogenase produces the protein MALYLFAVEIAAYQFFLRSKVLFQPGLARDFSNELGQLGVAKLFLVCDPFFAKNGLAETIKQGIEAAGVEVVGLFSEVPPNSELKTVQDCARKAEEAGAEGLVVLGGGSAIDTAKAANILLSLGGDLVNDYSGSQTITQDLKPLIAIPTTAGTGSEVTSSAVIYDAANRLKLSFNDSHLVPTLALLDPELTLTVPPAVTAMTGMDAMTHAVEAVTSIQANPMSEALALKAIELLRTNLLETVRDGSDPARRGNLMAAANMAGIAFDHAMVGVVHAMSHATGGIAHVPHGMANSIYLPYGMEYNLEVAAAGYARMAPAFGLEVSGDEEADARAVIRAVRDLRLELHRACGLPQTLREAGVKEADLPEIARLAVEDGTSFFNPREVTEEEVLAKIREAY
- a CDS encoding SCP2 sterol-binding domain-containing protein, with product MAYFQSTAELQEVLGGFFDRLFSDPVIGPKLKAAKLKIQFNYSDPDLSIAADTAEEPVRLRFNDAEFKPDVQMSMKADVAHRFWHGKVNLVMALARREMSAKGPIPKILKLLPAIKPAYQLYPRYLEEKGYGRLALK